A genomic window from Bradyrhizobium lupini includes:
- the ispH gene encoding 4-hydroxy-3-methylbut-2-enyl diphosphate reductase, translating to MSAKPDLKIVLCSPRGFCAGVVRAIDTVERALDKYGAPVYVRHEIVHNKYVVDGLKKKGAIFVEELAEIPENTTAPVVFSAHGVPKSVPADATSRNLFSLDATCPLVTKVHREAAIHFKRGREIFLIGHSHHPEVVGTLGQLPTGAVTLIETAEDAKTIAPKDPNNLAFVTQTTLSIDDTAEIVALLKERFPNINGPHKEDICYATTNRQLAVKKVAPVVDALIVVGAPNSSNSQRLREVAEREGCPIAVLAQRATEIDWKRFENITSLGITAGASAPEVIVEEIMDAFAERFTLHVETVSAAEENEFFPLPRQVRPEAAAE from the coding sequence ATGTCAGCCAAACCAGACCTCAAGATCGTGCTTTGTTCTCCCCGTGGCTTCTGCGCCGGGGTGGTCCGGGCGATCGACACCGTGGAACGGGCGCTCGATAAATACGGCGCCCCCGTCTATGTTCGCCACGAGATTGTGCACAATAAATACGTCGTCGATGGGTTGAAGAAGAAGGGCGCGATCTTCGTCGAGGAACTCGCCGAGATCCCGGAAAACACCACCGCGCCGGTGGTGTTCTCGGCCCATGGCGTGCCGAAATCGGTCCCGGCCGACGCCACCTCCCGCAATTTGTTCTCGCTGGATGCGACCTGCCCCCTGGTCACCAAGGTGCACCGCGAGGCCGCGATCCATTTCAAGCGCGGCCGCGAGATCTTCCTGATCGGGCATTCCCATCATCCGGAGGTGGTGGGCACGCTCGGCCAGCTCCCGACCGGCGCCGTGACCCTGATCGAAACCGCCGAGGACGCCAAGACCATCGCCCCGAAGGACCCGAACAACCTCGCCTTCGTGACCCAGACCACGTTGTCGATCGACGACACCGCGGAGATCGTGGCGCTCCTGAAGGAACGCTTCCCGAACATCAACGGGCCGCACAAGGAAGACATCTGCTACGCCACCACCAACCGCCAGCTCGCGGTGAAGAAAGTGGCGCCGGTGGTCGACGCCCTGATCGTGGTCGGTGCGCCGAACTCGTCGAACTCGCAGCGCCTGCGCGAAGTCGCCGAACGCGAGGGTTGCCCGATCGCCGTGCTGGCGCAGCGCGCCACCGAAATCGACTGGAAGCGGTTCGAGAACATCACCAGCCTCGGCATCACCGCGGGTGCCTCGGCACCGGAAGTGATCGTCGAGGAGATCATGGACGCGTTCGCCGAACGCTTCACGCTGCATGTGGAGACGGTCTCGGCCGCGGAAGAGAACGAGTTCTTCCCGCTGCCGCGCCAGGTGCGCCCCGAAGCCGCCGCCGAGTAG
- a CDS encoding homoserine kinase encodes MAVYTDVAADELADFLNQYDLGELLSYKGIAEGVENSNFLLHTTKGSFILTLYEKRVAKNDLPFFLALMTHLAEHGVNCPLPVKGTDGEALRELSGRSAAIITFLEGVWPRKPNAVHCAGVGEGLARMHLAGANFAIRRANALSVPGWRPLFDAASQRADEVQPGLRAFLSHELDYLESGVWPTQLPEGVIHADLFNDNVFFLGDKLSGIIDFTFACNDWLAYDVAICLNAWCFEPDHSFNVTKARAFLNAYGRVRKLSEAEETALPLLARGAAMRFLLTRLVDWLNVPPGALVRPKDPLEYVRKLRFHQSVSSVRDYGLMPSGLVA; translated from the coding sequence ATGGCGGTCTACACCGACGTTGCCGCCGACGAGCTTGCGGACTTCCTCAATCAATACGATCTCGGTGAACTGCTCTCCTACAAGGGCATCGCCGAGGGCGTCGAAAATTCCAACTTCCTGCTGCATACGACCAAGGGGTCGTTCATCCTCACGCTCTATGAGAAGCGCGTGGCGAAGAACGATCTGCCGTTCTTCCTCGCGCTGATGACGCATCTGGCCGAGCACGGCGTCAACTGCCCGCTGCCGGTGAAGGGAACGGACGGCGAGGCGTTGCGCGAGCTGTCGGGCCGGTCGGCCGCGATCATCACCTTTCTCGAAGGCGTCTGGCCGCGCAAGCCGAACGCGGTCCATTGCGCCGGCGTCGGCGAGGGGCTCGCCAGGATGCATCTGGCCGGCGCGAATTTCGCGATCAGGCGCGCGAACGCGCTGTCGGTCCCGGGCTGGCGGCCGCTGTTCGATGCCGCGTCACAGCGGGCCGACGAGGTGCAGCCCGGCCTGCGCGCGTTCCTGAGCCACGAGCTCGACTACCTCGAGAGCGGGGTCTGGCCGACGCAGCTGCCCGAAGGCGTGATCCACGCCGACCTCTTCAACGACAACGTCTTCTTTCTCGGCGACAAGCTCTCGGGGATCATCGACTTCACTTTCGCCTGCAATGACTGGCTCGCCTATGATGTCGCGATCTGCCTCAACGCCTGGTGCTTCGAGCCGGATCATTCCTTCAACGTGACCAAGGCCCGGGCCTTCCTCAATGCCTATGGCCGGGTGAGAAAGCTGTCCGAGGCGGAAGAGACCGCGCTGCCGCTGCTCGCGCGCGGCGCCGCGATGCGCTTCCTGCTGACGCGGCTGGTCGACTGGCTCAACGTTCCGCCCGGCGCGCTGGTTCGGCCGAAGGATCCGCTGGAATATGTCCGCAAGCTGCGCTTCCACCAGAGCGTTTCCAGCGTGCGCGACTATGGGCTGATGCCGTCGGGGCTGGTGGCGTGA
- the rnhA gene encoding ribonuclease HI — MSELPIVTIYTDGACSGNPGPGGWGAILKFGDKEKELNGGERHTTNNQMELMAAISALEALKKPCTVDLYTDSQYVRQGITGWIHGWKRNGWRTADKKPVKNVELWQRLDAALKAHDVRWHWVKGHAGHPENERADQLARDGIVKARLQARVAE, encoded by the coding sequence GTGAGCGAGCTTCCGATTGTCACGATCTACACCGACGGCGCCTGCTCGGGAAATCCGGGGCCCGGCGGCTGGGGCGCGATCCTGAAGTTCGGCGACAAGGAAAAAGAACTGAACGGTGGTGAGCGCCACACCACCAACAATCAGATGGAATTGATGGCGGCGATCTCCGCGTTGGAAGCGCTGAAGAAGCCGTGCACGGTCGATCTCTATACCGACAGCCAATATGTCCGTCAGGGCATCACCGGCTGGATCCACGGCTGGAAGCGCAACGGCTGGCGCACCGCCGACAAGAAGCCGGTGAAGAATGTCGAGCTATGGCAGCGCCTGGATGCCGCGCTGAAGGCCCATGACGTGCGCTGGCACTGGGTCAAAGGTCACGCAGGCCATCCCGAGAACGAACGCGCCGACCAGCTCGCGCGCGACGGGATCGTGAAGGCGCGGTTACAGGCGCGGGTGGCGGAGTAG
- a CDS encoding peroxiredoxin, producing MAIQTGDKLPEAKFRVMTAEGPQVKTTDDIFKGKKVALFAVPGAYTGTCHKMHLPSIFLNAYALKDKGVDTIAIVSVNDAFVMNAWKRDTDQRDEAIFLADGNADFTKAIGMELDASGNGLGIRSKRYSMLVEDGVVKKLNLEAMPGKVEVSGGDTLLGQL from the coding sequence ATGGCGATCCAGACTGGCGACAAACTGCCCGAGGCGAAATTCCGCGTGATGACGGCCGAAGGCCCGCAGGTGAAGACCACCGACGACATCTTCAAGGGCAAGAAAGTGGCGCTGTTCGCGGTGCCCGGCGCCTATACGGGCACCTGCCACAAGATGCATCTGCCGAGCATTTTCCTCAACGCCTACGCCCTCAAGGACAAGGGCGTCGACACCATCGCCATCGTCTCCGTCAACGACGCCTTCGTCATGAACGCCTGGAAGCGCGACACTGACCAGCGCGACGAGGCCATCTTTCTGGCCGACGGCAATGCCGACTTCACCAAGGCGATCGGCATGGAGCTCGACGCCTCCGGCAACGGTCTCGGCATCCGCTCCAAGCGCTATTCGATGCTGGTCGAGGACGGCGTGGTCAAGAAGCTGAACCTCGAGGCGATGCCCGGCAAGGTCGAGGTGTCCGGCGGCGATACGCTGCTCGGGCAGCTGTAA
- a CDS encoding DUF924 family protein has product MTDDSNISPAGILAFWREAGRDAWYERNDAFDAEVRRRFLTLWQKAVAGELSSWEATDEGALALVIVLDQFPRNMFRGTSQAFASDALARDVARRAIAGGADQRVDPVLLEFLYLPFMHSEHLPDQLHCVALFQNTDNAENLKYAREHADIIRRFGRFPHRNRLLGRDTTPDEQAFLDGGGFAG; this is encoded by the coding sequence ATGACCGACGACAGCAACATCAGTCCGGCCGGCATCCTCGCCTTCTGGCGCGAGGCCGGCCGCGATGCCTGGTACGAGCGCAACGACGCATTCGACGCGGAGGTCAGGCGCCGCTTTCTCACGCTGTGGCAGAAGGCGGTCGCCGGCGAACTCTCGTCATGGGAGGCGACCGACGAGGGCGCACTCGCGCTCGTCATCGTGCTCGACCAGTTTCCACGCAACATGTTTCGCGGCACGTCGCAGGCCTTTGCCAGCGATGCGCTGGCGCGCGACGTCGCCCGCCGCGCCATTGCGGGGGGCGCAGATCAAAGGGTCGATCCGGTCCTGCTCGAATTCCTCTATTTACCCTTCATGCATTCCGAGCACCTGCCCGACCAATTGCACTGCGTCGCGCTGTTTCAAAACACCGACAATGCCGAAAATCTGAAATACGCGCGTGAGCACGCCGACATCATCCGGCGGTTTGGCCGCTTCCCCCACCGCAACCGTCTGCTCGGCCGCGACACCACCCCGGACGAGCAGGCCTTCCTCGACGGCGGCGGGTTCGCCGGCTGA
- a CDS encoding long-chain fatty acid--CoA ligase: MERIWLKQYPPGVPADIEPTQYSSLVDLLEESFAKFADRKAFICMDKSISYRDLDQMSLAMASYLQGRGLQRGARVAIMMPNVLQYPVATAAVLRAGFAVVNVNPLYTPRELEHQLKDSGAEAIIVLENFAHTVEQVIAKTQVKHVIVGSMGDLLGFKGVIVNLVVRRVKKMVPAWSLPGAVSFNDAISAGRSLAFNKPKLSPGDVAFLQYTGGTTGVSKGATLLHRNIVANVLQNDAWLQPAMAAPPHVDQLMVVCALPLYHIFALTACYLLAVRAGGCNLLIPNPRDIPGFIKELAKYQVNNFPAVNTLYNGLMHHPDFKKLDFSKLKISNGGGMAVQRPVAEQWKAITGCSIAEGYGLSETSPTLTCNTTTNPEFNGTIGIPVPSTWISIRDDDGNEMPLGQPGEICAKGPQVMSGYWNRPEETAKVMTADGYFRTGDIGIMDEKGYTKIVDRKKDMILVSGFNVYPNEIEEVIASNPGVLECAVIGIPDSKSGEAVKAFVVKKDPNLTAEALVKFCQEQLTGYKVPKHIEFRTDLPKTNVGKILRRQLRDEKKAEAA, translated from the coding sequence ATGGAGCGCATCTGGCTTAAGCAATATCCGCCCGGCGTCCCCGCCGATATCGAGCCGACGCAATATTCATCGCTGGTCGACCTCCTGGAGGAGAGCTTCGCCAAGTTCGCCGACCGCAAGGCGTTCATCTGCATGGACAAGTCGATCAGCTATCGCGACCTCGACCAGATGTCGCTGGCGATGGCGTCCTATCTGCAAGGGCGCGGCCTGCAACGCGGCGCCCGCGTCGCGATCATGATGCCGAACGTGCTGCAATATCCGGTCGCGACCGCAGCCGTGCTGCGCGCCGGTTTCGCGGTGGTCAATGTCAATCCGCTCTACACGCCGCGCGAGCTCGAGCACCAGCTCAAGGATTCCGGCGCCGAAGCCATCATCGTGCTCGAGAACTTCGCCCACACCGTCGAGCAGGTGATCGCGAAGACGCAAGTCAAGCACGTCATCGTCGGCAGCATGGGCGACCTGCTCGGCTTCAAGGGAGTGATCGTCAATCTGGTCGTCCGCCGCGTCAAGAAGATGGTGCCGGCATGGTCGCTGCCGGGCGCGGTCTCCTTCAACGACGCGATCTCCGCCGGCCGCTCTCTGGCCTTCAACAAGCCGAAGCTGTCACCCGGCGACGTCGCCTTCCTGCAATATACCGGCGGCACCACCGGTGTGTCCAAGGGCGCCACCCTGCTTCATCGCAACATCGTCGCCAACGTCCTGCAGAACGACGCCTGGCTGCAGCCGGCGATGGCCGCGCCGCCGCATGTCGATCAACTCATGGTCGTTTGCGCGCTGCCGCTCTATCACATCTTCGCGCTGACAGCCTGCTACCTGCTCGCGGTGCGCGCCGGCGGCTGCAATCTCCTGATCCCCAATCCGCGCGACATCCCGGGCTTCATCAAGGAATTGGCGAAGTACCAGGTCAACAACTTCCCCGCCGTGAACACGCTGTACAACGGCCTGATGCATCATCCCGACTTCAAGAAGCTCGACTTCTCCAAGCTGAAGATCTCGAACGGTGGCGGCATGGCGGTGCAGCGCCCCGTCGCCGAGCAGTGGAAGGCCATCACGGGCTGCTCCATCGCCGAAGGCTACGGCCTGTCGGAGACATCTCCGACGCTGACCTGCAACACCACGACCAATCCGGAGTTCAACGGCACCATCGGCATCCCAGTGCCCTCGACCTGGATCTCGATCCGCGATGACGATGGCAACGAGATGCCGCTCGGCCAGCCCGGCGAGATCTGCGCCAAGGGCCCGCAGGTGATGTCGGGCTACTGGAACAGGCCGGAGGAGACCGCCAAGGTGATGACCGCGGACGGCTATTTCCGCACCGGCGACATCGGCATCATGGACGAGAAAGGCTACACCAAGATCGTGGACCGCAAGAAGGACATGATCCTGGTCTCCGGCTTCAACGTCTATCCGAACGAGATCGAGGAAGTGATCGCGAGCAACCCCGGGGTGCTCGAATGCGCCGTCATCGGCATTCCCGATTCCAAGTCGGGGGAGGCGGTGAAGGCGTTCGTGGTCAAGAAGGACCCGAACCTCACGGCGGAGGCCCTGGTCAAGTTCTGCCAGGAGCAGCTGACGGGTTACAAGGTGCCCAAGCACATCGAATTCCGCACCGACCTGCCGAAGACCAATGTCGGCAAGATCCTTCGGCGGCAGCTGCGCGACGAGAAGAAGGCGGAGGCGGCGTAA
- a CDS encoding D-alanyl-D-alanine carboxypeptidase family protein produces MHALRPLLRQSLFNLFAAALACAALLAPRAASAEALLLIEADSGKVLQAENATIPWYPASVTKIMTAYVTLKAVKDGKLTLDTLLTVSPTAASQSPSKMGFRPGTQLTVDNALKMMMVKSANDMAVVLAEGVGGSIDGFSALMNDTAQKLGMTQTSYVNPNGLPADGQITSARDLGILARSFLRDLPEYEYFVHIPAIRFGKRVTGNFNKLIGRYPGADGFKTGFICASGYNLVASATRNGRRLIAVVLGANSGTARAVKAAQLLERGFSQDNLTWLRPSLGTVDKLVPVDASPPNLRDDMCGGHRKRPASDDDDALIAANGGTSGSASATGGEAQVTFFTAGLQPPLMKASELMASAPAAAEPVLVYTGPTRTGTALIAAVAADADQQATPKPRGKKSRVAKKPDAADKPKDAKTAAAKPDAKTAAAAKPADGKSAAKPAGTKHAAAKPDAVAKPAVGGEAAKPAKPKAATKPAKPANNS; encoded by the coding sequence GTGCACGCTCTTCGCCCGCTGCTTCGTCAATCCCTGTTCAACCTGTTCGCCGCGGCACTCGCGTGTGCCGCGTTGCTCGCGCCGCGCGCGGCGAGCGCCGAAGCGCTGCTCCTGATCGAGGCCGATAGCGGCAAGGTGCTGCAGGCGGAGAACGCGACCATTCCTTGGTATCCGGCTTCCGTCACCAAGATCATGACCGCCTATGTGACGCTGAAGGCGGTCAAGGACGGCAAGCTCACACTCGACACACTGCTCACGGTTTCGCCGACGGCAGCCTCGCAGTCGCCCTCGAAGATGGGCTTTCGCCCGGGAACGCAGCTTACCGTCGACAACGCGCTCAAGATGATGATGGTGAAATCGGCGAACGACATGGCCGTCGTGCTCGCCGAAGGCGTTGGCGGTTCGATCGATGGTTTCTCGGCGCTGATGAACGACACGGCGCAGAAGCTCGGCATGACGCAGACGAGCTACGTCAATCCGAACGGCCTGCCCGCCGACGGACAGATCACCTCCGCGCGGGATCTTGGCATTCTCGCGCGCTCGTTCCTGCGCGACCTGCCCGAGTACGAGTATTTCGTGCACATTCCGGCAATCCGCTTCGGCAAGCGCGTCACCGGCAATTTCAACAAGCTGATCGGCCGCTATCCCGGCGCCGACGGTTTCAAGACCGGCTTCATCTGCGCCTCCGGCTACAATCTCGTCGCGTCGGCCACCCGCAACGGCCGCCGGCTGATCGCCGTCGTGCTGGGCGCCAACTCCGGGACCGCGCGCGCGGTGAAGGCGGCGCAGCTGCTGGAGCGCGGCTTCTCGCAAGATAATCTCACCTGGCTCCGCCCCTCGCTCGGCACCGTCGACAAGCTGGTGCCGGTCGACGCCTCGCCGCCGAACCTGCGTGACGACATGTGCGGCGGCCATCGCAAGCGGCCGGCCAGCGACGATGACGACGCGCTGATCGCGGCCAATGGCGGCACGTCCGGGTCCGCCTCGGCCACCGGCGGCGAAGCCCAAGTCACCTTCTTCACGGCCGGGCTTCAGCCGCCTCTGATGAAGGCCTCCGAGCTGATGGCCTCGGCCCCGGCGGCGGCCGAGCCCGTGCTGGTGTATACCGGTCCGACCCGCACCGGGACCGCCCTGATCGCGGCGGTCGCGGCCGATGCCGACCAGCAGGCCACGCCAAAGCCGCGTGGCAAGAAGTCGCGCGTCGCCAAAAAGCCCGACGCGGCAGACAAGCCGAAGGATGCCAAGACGGCGGCGGCGAAGCCCGATGCCAAGACGGCGGCGGCCGCAAAGCCGGCCGACGGCAAGTCCGCAGCTAAGCCGGCCGGTACCAAGCATGCCGCAGCCAAGCCCGATGCGGTGGCAAAGCCTGCGGTGGGCGGCGAGGCGGCCAAGCCCGCCAAGCCCAAGGCCGCGACCAAGCCCGCCAAGCCCGCCAACAACAGTTAA
- a CDS encoding glucan ABC transporter ATP-binding protein/ permease, producing the protein MPILRLYTRVLELLGKEARLGWLLAVVNLLLAGSQFAEPVLFGRIVDVLSGKTVAGSNSAWPFLVAWVAFGLFTIVCSAVVALQADRLSHRQRQAVLTDYFEHILQLPLTFHSGTHSGRLMKVMLNGTDALWRLWVGFFREHFAAILSVVVLLPLSLYLNWRLAILLFVLCIVFTALTTFVVRRTFGMQMEVEEHYSELSARASDALGNVALVQSFVRVESEVKGLRSVADELLAAQMPVLSWWALVTVITRASTTITVLAIFTFGIALHDQGLTSVGEIVMFVSFATLLIQKLEQVVSFINNVFMEAPRLREFFNVLDAVPAVHDRHDAIDAGRLSGLVEFNDVTFSYDGKRPAVEDLSFTALPGQTIALVGATGAGKSTAIALLHRAFDPQSGFIRIDGMDVRGVTLTSLRRNIGVVFQEALLFNRSIAENLRVGKPDATEAEMRKAAERAQALEFIERSGGFETNAGERGRMLSGGERQRLSIARALLKDPPILILDEATSALDAVTEAKVNTALDEVMKGRTTFVIAHRLSTIRNATRILVFENGRVIESGTFDELVAKGGHFADLARAQFMIQENARASVTAAEAAATAAKSP; encoded by the coding sequence ATGCCCATTCTCCGCCTCTACACCCGCGTTCTCGAGCTGCTCGGTAAGGAGGCACGGCTGGGCTGGCTGCTTGCGGTCGTCAATCTCCTGCTTGCGGGCTCGCAATTCGCCGAACCGGTGCTGTTCGGCCGGATCGTCGATGTGCTCTCCGGCAAGACGGTCGCAGGCTCCAACTCGGCCTGGCCGTTCCTGGTTGCATGGGTCGCGTTCGGACTGTTCACCATCGTCTGCAGCGCGGTCGTAGCGTTGCAGGCCGACCGGCTCTCCCACCGCCAGCGGCAGGCGGTCCTGACGGACTATTTCGAGCACATCCTGCAGCTGCCTCTGACCTTCCATTCGGGCACCCATTCGGGCCGGTTGATGAAGGTGATGCTGAACGGCACAGATGCGCTGTGGCGGTTATGGGTCGGCTTCTTTCGAGAGCATTTTGCCGCGATCCTCTCGGTCGTGGTGCTGCTGCCGCTATCGCTCTACCTGAACTGGCGGCTTGCAATCCTGCTGTTCGTGCTCTGCATCGTCTTCACCGCGCTGACCACCTTCGTGGTGCGCAGAACCTTCGGCATGCAGATGGAGGTGGAGGAGCACTACAGCGAGCTCTCCGCGCGCGCGTCCGACGCCCTTGGCAACGTCGCGCTGGTGCAGAGTTTCGTCCGCGTCGAATCCGAGGTGAAGGGCCTGCGCTCCGTCGCCGACGAGTTGCTAGCGGCGCAAATGCCGGTGCTGTCGTGGTGGGCACTCGTCACCGTCATCACGCGCGCCTCCACCACGATCACCGTGCTCGCGATCTTCACTTTCGGCATCGCGCTGCACGACCAGGGGCTGACCTCTGTCGGCGAGATCGTCATGTTCGTGAGCTTCGCGACGCTTCTGATCCAGAAGCTGGAGCAGGTCGTGAGCTTCATCAACAACGTGTTCATGGAAGCCCCGCGCCTGCGCGAGTTCTTCAACGTGCTCGATGCGGTTCCTGCGGTGCACGACCGGCACGACGCGATCGATGCGGGTCGGCTCTCCGGCCTCGTTGAATTCAACGACGTCACCTTCTCCTATGACGGCAAGCGGCCGGCGGTCGAGGACCTCTCCTTCACCGCGCTTCCCGGCCAGACCATCGCACTGGTCGGCGCGACGGGCGCCGGCAAGTCGACGGCGATTGCGCTGCTGCATCGCGCCTTCGATCCGCAGTCCGGCTTCATCAGGATCGACGGCATGGACGTGCGCGGGGTGACGCTGACATCGCTGCGGCGGAACATCGGCGTGGTCTTTCAGGAGGCGCTGCTGTTCAACCGCTCGATCGCGGAGAATTTGCGCGTCGGCAAGCCGGACGCCACCGAGGCCGAGATGCGCAAGGCGGCGGAGCGCGCACAGGCGCTCGAATTCATCGAGCGCAGCGGCGGCTTCGAGACCAATGCCGGCGAGCGGGGCCGGATGCTGTCGGGTGGTGAGCGCCAGCGGCTGTCGATCGCACGTGCACTGCTGAAGGATCCGCCGATCCTGATCCTGGACGAGGCGACGAGCGCACTCGACGCCGTCACCGAGGCCAAGGTGAATACCGCTCTCGACGAAGTGATGAAGGGCCGCACCACCTTCGTGATCGCCCACCGTCTCTCCACCATCCGCAATGCCACGCGTATCCTGGTGTTCGAGAACGGGCGCGTGATCGAAAGCGGAACTTTCGATGAACTCGTGGCCAAAGGCGGCCATTTCGCCGACCTCGCCAGGGCTCAATTCATGATTCAGGAGAACGCACGGGCCAGCGTGACAGCGGCTGAGGCTGCCGCGACGGCCGCCAAGTCGCCTTAA
- a CDS encoding ABC transporter substrate-binding protein yields the protein MFEFTTIALRGLLAAAISLAVLTARDATAAETVVPSIAIHFTFDRPIDASMAPFFLAAKDGSFGAERLNVSFSSAAGSPEALARVAKGNSELALVDINELIRFRDKDATPVKAVFVLFNRAPYAIVARRSRGIHLLPDLDGKTVGVADSDLSMRLWPALAQQNGIDTAHVKFHKISAAVREPILSAGQVDAVAGFSYLSAVNLRDRGVPGGDLVALRYADYGCEAYGFAVVVNPAFAAAKPDTVKGFVRALIAGINATVKDPARAADEAASRIDGGDRDLELERLRTVLVDNILTDEVRRNGLGDIDPARMDRAIDQIGQDFKFRNRPAAGDIFDSGFLPPVAGRLIN from the coding sequence ATGTTCGAATTCACGACAATTGCTCTTCGCGGTCTGCTGGCCGCTGCAATCTCGCTTGCGGTGCTGACTGCGCGCGATGCTACCGCGGCCGAGACCGTCGTGCCCTCCATTGCGATCCACTTCACCTTCGACCGCCCGATCGATGCGAGCATGGCGCCGTTCTTCCTTGCCGCCAAGGACGGCAGCTTCGGCGCCGAACGTCTCAACGTCTCCTTCAGCAGCGCGGCCGGATCGCCGGAGGCGCTTGCGCGCGTCGCCAAGGGCAACAGCGAGCTCGCGCTCGTCGACATCAACGAGCTGATCCGCTTCCGCGACAAGGATGCGACCCCGGTCAAGGCGGTATTCGTGCTGTTCAACCGCGCGCCCTACGCGATCGTCGCCCGCAGGAGCCGCGGCATCCACCTCCTGCCCGACCTGGACGGCAAAACCGTCGGCGTTGCCGATAGCGATCTGTCGATGCGGCTGTGGCCGGCGCTGGCGCAGCAGAACGGCATCGACACGGCTCACGTGAAATTCCACAAGATCAGCGCCGCGGTGCGCGAGCCGATCCTCTCCGCGGGACAGGTCGATGCCGTCGCCGGCTTCAGCTATCTCTCGGCAGTGAACCTGCGCGACCGCGGCGTGCCAGGCGGCGATCTCGTCGCGCTTCGCTATGCCGATTATGGTTGCGAGGCCTATGGCTTTGCCGTCGTGGTCAACCCGGCTTTCGCCGCGGCCAAGCCGGACACCGTGAAGGGATTCGTCCGCGCATTGATCGCCGGCATCAACGCGACCGTCAAGGACCCGGCGCGTGCGGCGGACGAAGCCGCGAGCCGCATCGACGGCGGCGATCGCGATCTTGAGCTGGAGCGGCTGCGCACTGTCCTCGTCGACAACATCCTGACGGACGAGGTCCGTCGCAACGGCCTCGGCGACATCGACCCGGCGCGCATGGATCGCGCGATCGACCAGATCGGGCAGGATTTCAAATTCCGCAACCGGCCGGCGGCGGGCGACATCTTCGACAGCGGGTTCTTGCCGCCAGTTGCAGGGCGGTTGATCAACTGA
- the hisE gene encoding phosphoribosyl-ATP diphosphatase — MILLERLYLAVLAARDLDPATSRTARLFQRGPSKMAKKLAEEAIEVVIDAVNGDSEAVIRESADLLYNLTVLWASAGVRPEDVWREMTRREDMLGIAEKLPKSAMKLPKVASPRVAARRPIVALEGRTARKRH, encoded by the coding sequence GTGATTCTGCTTGAGCGGCTATATCTGGCTGTGCTCGCGGCCAGGGACCTTGATCCGGCAACATCGCGCACAGCGCGGCTGTTTCAGCGCGGCCCGTCAAAAATGGCGAAGAAGCTGGCTGAAGAGGCCATCGAGGTCGTCATCGACGCGGTCAACGGCGATAGCGAAGCCGTGATCCGGGAAAGCGCAGATCTACTCTACAATCTGACCGTGCTCTGGGCCTCGGCCGGCGTGCGCCCCGAGGACGTCTGGCGCGAGATGACGCGGCGTGAAGACATGCTCGGCATCGCCGAGAAACTGCCGAAGTCGGCTATGAAACTGCCCAAAGTTGCGTCACCGCGTGTCGCCGCCAGGCGGCCAATCGTCGCGCTGGAAGGCCGCACCGCGCGCAAGCGCCACTAG
- a CDS encoding YqaA family protein, with protein MVLHRGAMLKRIYDWCIDAAHKPYALWIMGAVAFAESSFFPVPPDVMLIPMSLARPQRAWVYAAICTATSVLGGLLGYAIGALLFDSVGHWLIEVYGLGGKVDAFRASYAEWGAVIILLKGLTPIPYKLVTITSGFAGYNLGLFILCSIVARGGRFFIVAILLNRYGDWIRIKIEKHLGLVVAIGAAVLVLGFVVAIKLI; from the coding sequence ATGGTGCTTCATCGCGGCGCCATGCTGAAACGTATTTACGACTGGTGCATCGACGCCGCTCACAAGCCTTACGCGCTCTGGATCATGGGCGCCGTGGCTTTCGCTGAAAGCTCCTTCTTTCCCGTCCCGCCGGACGTGATGCTGATCCCGATGTCACTGGCGCGCCCGCAACGCGCCTGGGTCTATGCGGCGATCTGCACTGCGACGTCGGTGCTGGGTGGCCTTCTGGGCTACGCTATCGGTGCGCTGCTCTTCGACTCGGTTGGCCATTGGCTGATCGAAGTCTATGGCCTCGGCGGCAAGGTCGACGCCTTCCGCGCCTCCTATGCCGAATGGGGCGCCGTGATCATCCTGCTCAAGGGCCTCACGCCGATCCCCTACAAGCTCGTGACCATCACGTCCGGCTTTGCCGGCTACAATCTCGGGCTCTTCATCCTGTGCTCGATCGTGGCGCGTGGCGGGCGCTTCTTTATCGTGGCGATCCTGCTAAACCGCTACGGCGACTGGATCCGGATCAAGATCGAGAAGCATCTCGGATTGGTGGTGGCAATCGGCGCCGCGGTGCTCGTGCTCGGCTTTGTCGTCGCAATCAAATTGATCTAA